In the Mya arenaria isolate MELC-2E11 chromosome 11, ASM2691426v1 genome, one interval contains:
- the LOC128209942 gene encoding protein asteroid homolog 1-like — MGVRGLFSLIDENKDVLLADFKLHDTRLIIDGSNLHHFIYNFYHVPSEYGGDYDNYANKCKTFFSTLRACKVEPYVVMDGGYNPDNRKWNTVVKRKASRRERAGLICEKGPEASDEHVLPILCDETFCHILRELQIPHVTCLYEANREIAVLANKWNCPVLSNDSDFFTFQLNRGFIPIRYGGIYYIDMKLRLYNTHTEQCTMLEPGTLPTEHEYLYISVKHYQYSRLIERVHGPREFLPIFATFSGNDYVDENILKDFYTAICRQYKDIPLNLRARARMTSVVHWSMGVQLVEDAVKYVLEYVADLPTGQKSEMRGAIRYSIDSFTNIADFTSMDVAKFFVSNTSDISKLDLGTLNDYITKTALPVWSSEMLRTCQMATFLQNVAVNHKVIFDCQIEHLAEPSTYVCSRYIRSVLYGLTTVFLRPKSKAAKVKTDNVVDSKGTRKSCIEESDRQQGDRMKIYIKPTTEVLYGFQSLKVPSLHNVPDITVEERQNIIFGALGLNSELTESVSDDPCSTFFIGVLRYWWTKADPKVTDNHLNAAVIGLILLHVVQLWE, encoded by the coding sequence ATGGGCGTGCGAGGTTTATTTTCACTAATAGACGAAAACAAGGATGTCCTCCTTGCTGATTTCAAACTACACGACACTCGACTCATCATTGATGGCTCAAATCTGCACCACTTCATATATAACTTTTATCATGTACCAAGCGAATATGGTGGGGACTATGACAATTATGCAAACAAGTGTAAAACATTCTTCAGCACACTCCGGGCATGTAAGGTGGAGCCGTACGTTGTCATGGATGGCGGGTATAACCCAGATAATAGAAAATGGAACACTGTGGTAAAACGTAAGGCGTCTAGAAGAGAGCGCGCTGGTCTAATATGTGAGAAGGGCCCTGAAGCAAGCGATGAACACGTTCTACCGATTTTATGTGATGAAACGTTCTGCCATATCTTGCGTGAGCTTCAAATACCACACGTCACGTGTCTATATGAGGCAAACAGAGAAATAGCAGTGTTGGCCAACAAGTGGAATTGTCCAGTTCTTAGTAATGATAGCGATTTCTTCACTTTTCAGCTGAATCGAGGATTTATACCTATCCGATATGGCGGTATATACTATATCGACATGAAATTGCGGctttataacacacatacagAGCAGTGTACCATGCTTGAACCAGGGACTTTACCAACcgaacatgaatatttatacatCTCTGTAAAGCATTACCAATACAGCCGTTTAATTGAGAGGGTCCATGGTCCGCGTGAGTTCCTACCAATTTTTGCTACATTTAGTGGTAATGATTATGTAGATGAAAACATTTTGAAGGATTTCTATACAGCAATATGCAGACAGTATAAAGATATTCCTCTTAATCTGAGGGCCAGGGCTCGAATGACGTCAGTAGTACATTGGTCAATGGGCGTACAATTGGTAGAAGACGCTGTTAAGTACGTTTTGGAATATGTTGCAGACCTACCAACCGGTCAGAAATCGGAAATGCGAGGTGCCATTCGGTACTCTATAGATAGTTTCACAAACATCGCAGATTTCACCAGTATGGATGTGGCCAAGTTCTTCGTTTCAAACACAAGTGACATATCGAAACTCGATTTAGGAACACTGAATGATTACATCACTAAGACAGCATTGCCAGTGTGGAGTTCTGAGATGTTAAGAACCTGCCAAATGGCGACTTTTCTGCAAAATGTAGCTGTGAACCACAAAGTAATCTTTGATTGTCAGATAGAACATTTGGCTGAACCTTCAACGTATGTTTGCTCCCGATACATCAGAAGTGTCCTGTATGGTTTAACAACGGTATTCCTTAGGCCCAAATCTAAAGCTGCAAAGGTCAAGACGGACAATGTAGTAGATTCAAAAGGCACAAGGAAAAGTTGCATAGAAGAAAGCGACAGACAGCAAGGCGATAGGATGAAGATCTATATTAAGCCTACGACGGAGGTTTTGTATGGATTTCAATCTTTAAAGGTTCCATCGTTGCACAATGTCCCAGATATTACCGTAGAGGAAAGGCAAAACATAATATTTGGTGCTTTAGGACTGAATTCAGAATTAACTGAATCTGTGTCTGACGACCCGTGTTCTACGTTCTTCATAGGTGTCCTACGCTATTGGTGGACAAAAGCAGATCCGAAGGTTACAGATAACCATTTGAATGCCGCTGTAATCGGCTTGATTTTATTGCACGTTGTGCAATTATGGGAATGA